A single window of Synechococcus sp. C9 DNA harbors:
- a CDS encoding ABC transporter ATP-binding protein, whose translation MAKPHRGQLRKLLSYVRPYWRAELVGIGALVVVNLLGVGIPLVLRRAINQLETNLQPGAILGYGFGIIGLASLMWLIRMVSRLVLFGVGRQVEFDLKQKLFEHFLRLDQHYFSQHPPGELISRATSDVDNVRRLVGFSVLSLVNTVLAYGFTLPVMLGISVPLTLAALSVYPFLFLLVYAFGDTLRAQQAQVQERLAELSDLIQEDMSGMALIKIYAQEAVEQRGFAQLNRELLQDNLALARTRSFLFPLFGGIASLSFLVLLWLGSQAMEAQILTLGGFVALLLYVERLIFPTALLGFTITALQRGQVSIERVEALLREVPQIQNAPTAQRLSPVRGELTVRHLTYTYPGQTQPALREVSFSVSPGETLVVVGPVGAGKSTLIQALCRLLPIAPGQVFLDGYDITQLDLSDLRRGIAYVPQESFLFSAPLADNIRYGEPEADMGRVEGAAVQAQIHGEILTFPAQYETLVGERGITLSGGQRQRTALARGLLVSAPVLLLDDALASVDSQTAQGIIQSITALDRTIILATHHLGIAPLADRVLVLAQGRVVQQGTHRELVQQPGLYQELWQTYQLEEQQKPLA comes from the coding sequence ATGGCCAAACCCCACCGCGGGCAACTCCGCAAACTGCTCAGCTATGTCCGACCCTACTGGCGGGCTGAACTGGTGGGCATTGGGGCGTTGGTGGTGGTCAATCTCCTGGGGGTGGGGATTCCCCTGGTACTGCGCCGAGCCATTAACCAATTGGAAACCAACCTCCAGCCGGGGGCGATTTTGGGCTATGGGTTTGGCATTATTGGCTTAGCCTCCTTGATGTGGCTGATTCGCATGGTGTCCCGCCTGGTGTTGTTTGGGGTGGGTCGCCAGGTGGAATTTGATTTGAAACAAAAACTCTTTGAGCATTTTCTGCGCTTAGACCAGCATTATTTCAGCCAACATCCGCCGGGGGAATTAATTAGCCGTGCCACCAGCGATGTGGATAATGTGCGCCGGTTGGTGGGGTTTTCGGTGCTGAGTTTGGTGAATACGGTTTTAGCCTATGGGTTCACCCTGCCGGTGATGCTGGGCATTAGTGTGCCCCTGACGTTAGCGGCTCTATCGGTTTATCCATTTTTATTTCTTTTGGTGTATGCCTTTGGGGATACCTTGCGGGCGCAACAGGCGCAGGTGCAGGAACGGTTGGCGGAATTGAGCGACCTGATCCAAGAGGACATGAGCGGCATGGCGTTGATCAAAATCTATGCCCAGGAAGCGGTGGAGCAACGGGGATTTGCCCAGCTCAACCGGGAACTCCTCCAGGATAATCTCGCCCTCGCCCGCACCCGTAGTTTTTTGTTTCCCTTGTTTGGGGGCATTGCCAGTCTGAGCTTTTTGGTACTGCTCTGGCTGGGGAGTCAGGCGATGGAAGCCCAAATCCTGACCCTGGGCGGCTTTGTGGCACTTTTACTCTATGTGGAACGGCTGATCTTTCCCACGGCGTTGCTGGGGTTTACGATTACGGCACTGCAACGGGGCCAGGTGAGTATCGAGCGGGTGGAGGCACTGCTCCGGGAGGTGCCGCAAATCCAAAATGCCCCGACCGCCCAACGCCTATCCCCAGTCCGGGGAGAATTAACCGTCCGGCATCTCACCTATACCTATCCTGGGCAAACCCAGCCCGCCTTGCGGGAGGTGAGTTTCTCCGTATCCCCAGGGGAAACCCTGGTGGTGGTCGGACCCGTGGGGGCGGGGAAAAGCACCCTCATCCAAGCCCTGTGTCGGCTACTGCCCATTGCGCCGGGGCAAGTGTTTCTCGACGGCTACGACATTACCCAGCTTGACCTGAGCGACCTGCGGCGGGGAATTGCCTACGTTCCCCAGGAAAGTTTTTTGTTTAGTGCCCCTCTGGCGGACAACATCCGTTACGGTGAACCGGAGGCGGACATGGGGCGGGTGGAAGGGGCGGCGGTTCAAGCCCAGATTCACGGGGAAATTCTCACCTTTCCGGCGCAGTACGAAACCCTGGTGGGGGAGCGGGGGATCACCCTTTCCGGCGGGCAACGGCAACGCACAGCCTTGGCACGGGGTCTGTTGGTATCCGCACCGGTACTGCTGTTGGACGATGCCCTCGCCAGCGTGGACAGCCAGACTGCCCAGGGAATCATCCAGTCGATTACCGCCCTCGACCGCACCATCATCCTGGCGACCCATCACTTGGGAATTGCCCCTTTAGCCGACCGGGTATTGGTTTTAGCCCAGGGGCGGGTGGTACAACAGGGCACCCATCGGGAACTGGTGCAACAACCGGGTTTGTATCAGGAACTCTGGCAGACCTACCAATTAGAAGAACAACAAAAACCCCTGGCCTAA
- a CDS encoding NAD(P)H-quinone oxidoreductase subunit F, whose protein sequence is MVSWFLESVWLVPVYPLVGTVVAALWFPGIIRRTGPRPAGYVNTLMTLLSLGHTVLALVAMGGREPLSYTVPWLQVAGLDLSLPLVVSPVSLAAMVVIFGVNFLAQVYAFGYLEMDWGWARFFSLLAFFEAGMSALVLCDSLFFSYMILELLTLGTYLLVGFWLNQPLVVTGARDAFLTKRVGDLFLLMGVLALWPLSHTWNFTELAQWATQPETVAYAEAHPQVFFWLGLALLAGPLGKCAQFPFHLWLDEAMEGPLPATILRNAVVVATGSWVLVKLTPILALSPGVMGVTVGIGVATALGAALIAIAQTCVKRTLSYPVSAYLGLVLVAVGTGHPETALLMMLTYGVAMGLPVMAAGNVVWNSITQDVRRLGGLAARRPVTLLCWLVGIAGVVAVPPLGGFWSWLQLVTDLAEQSPGLVAVVLLVNGLLTFGLVRVVCLIFGNRPQPMSERSPELHWPFILPMTVLAGVVLHVPHLLAVTGLLPAWQQDWGLLLTLSTLSGGSLAALVYLSPGIPKPVRLPVASLQDLLAYDLYTPKLYRLTVVGLVDWVSRITDALDRYLVDGLVNLVGVATVFGGETLKYSTSGKFQWYLFTILVGMALVVGLAVTTILH, encoded by the coding sequence ATGGTGTCCTGGTTTTTGGAGTCGGTCTGGCTGGTGCCTGTGTATCCGTTGGTAGGGACGGTGGTGGCGGCACTTTGGTTTCCGGGGATCATTCGGCGCACGGGTCCTCGTCCGGCGGGTTATGTGAATACGCTGATGACCTTACTGAGTTTGGGGCATACGGTGTTGGCGTTGGTCGCCATGGGGGGGCGGGAACCTCTGAGTTATACCGTGCCGTGGTTGCAGGTGGCGGGGCTGGATTTGTCGTTGCCGTTGGTGGTGTCGCCGGTGTCCTTGGCGGCGATGGTGGTGATTTTTGGGGTGAATTTTTTGGCGCAGGTGTATGCGTTTGGCTATTTGGAAATGGATTGGGGCTGGGCGCGGTTTTTCTCCCTGTTGGCGTTTTTTGAGGCGGGGATGTCTGCCCTAGTCCTCTGCGATTCCCTGTTTTTTAGCTACATGATTTTGGAATTGTTGACCCTGGGCACCTATCTATTGGTGGGGTTTTGGCTGAATCAGCCGTTGGTGGTGACGGGGGCACGGGATGCGTTTTTGACCAAACGGGTGGGGGATTTGTTTTTGTTGATGGGGGTGTTGGCGTTGTGGCCTTTGTCCCACACCTGGAATTTTACGGAGTTGGCGCAATGGGCGACGCAGCCGGAGACGGTGGCCTATGCCGAGGCGCATCCGCAGGTGTTTTTTTGGTTGGGGCTGGCCCTGCTGGCGGGGCCGTTGGGGAAATGTGCCCAGTTTCCGTTTCATCTGTGGTTGGATGAGGCGATGGAGGGGCCCCTACCGGCGACGATTTTGCGGAATGCGGTGGTGGTGGCGACGGGGAGTTGGGTGCTGGTGAAATTGACCCCGATTTTGGCTCTTTCGCCGGGGGTGATGGGGGTGACGGTGGGGATAGGGGTGGCGACGGCCTTGGGGGCGGCGTTGATTGCCATTGCCCAGACTTGTGTGAAGCGCACGTTGTCCTATCCGGTGAGTGCCTATCTGGGTTTGGTGTTGGTGGCGGTGGGGACGGGACACCCGGAAACGGCACTGCTGATGATGTTGACCTATGGGGTGGCAATGGGACTGCCGGTGATGGCGGCGGGGAATGTGGTTTGGAACAGTATTACCCAGGATGTGCGGCGGTTGGGGGGATTGGCGGCACGGCGACCCGTGACTTTGCTGTGCTGGTTGGTGGGGATCGCTGGGGTGGTGGCAGTCCCGCCCTTGGGAGGGTTCTGGAGTTGGTTGCAGTTGGTGACGGATTTGGCGGAGCAATCGCCGGGGCTGGTGGCGGTGGTGCTGCTGGTGAATGGGTTGTTGACCTTTGGGTTGGTGCGGGTGGTGTGTTTGATTTTTGGCAATCGTCCCCAGCCGATGAGTGAACGGTCGCCGGAACTGCACTGGCCGTTTATCCTGCCGATGACGGTGTTGGCGGGGGTGGTGTTACACGTGCCCCATCTGCTGGCGGTGACGGGGTTATTGCCCGCTTGGCAACAGGATTGGGGACTGTTGTTGACCCTGAGTACCCTGTCGGGGGGGAGTTTGGCGGCGCTGGTGTATCTGAGTCCGGGGATTCCCAAGCCGGTGCGGTTGCCGGTGGCGAGTCTCCAGGATTTGTTGGCTTACGACCTCTACACGCCAAAACTTTACCGGCTGACGGTGGTGGGGTTGGTGGATTGGGTGTCCCGGATTACGGATGCGTTGGACCGGTATTTGGTGGATGGGTTGGTGAATTTGGTGGGGGTGGCGACGGTGTTTGGGGGCGAAACGCTTAAATATAGTACGTCCGGGAAGTTTCAGTGGTATTTGTTCACCATTTTGGTGGGCATGGCACTGGTGGTGGGATTGGCGGTGACAACGATTTTGCATTAA
- a CDS encoding CO2 hydration protein, with translation MTTATLEPRTTLPPSQHELAEIVHRLEAGGAMVPDTPENLMQIVGIWYAYAVPMDFYWRDLLYIGEQVFLNPLAFRKFFISEEYLNRHNHYAGDDADLRIWRGEATAHPELLKFIRQGETRPLPRWLHHLWHDRINMEFAEECMRAMLWHRGMGGQFDPYLDSEEYKQNADRAIRAYFQGNPLMLGLYRLFPEMFLEQCRQASYYANLGLFWEIMAPVFFEIHDQYLEGKIATVKDAMNFIVNGIFAIAGRPIYHHVYIRGECYEVIPKSKGFMWLYEAALPYVEAVFYRTSPFRGTKSYNAQAAMVPDKQEDFHYGVLYADKFPVGTAGIPPTLLAQDMFHFLPDYLLDYYRKHCRGEGDMLIQLAISFQRSMYCVTSAVFQALRAALLYPLDDPNPRHLLANRRFFEAQLDRFCRPEYGIRDATRIRHIQTPDYR, from the coding sequence ATGACGACGGCGACTTTAGAACCTCGGACGACATTACCCCCTTCTCAGCATGAGTTGGCGGAGATTGTGCATCGGTTGGAGGCGGGGGGGGCGATGGTGCCCGATACCCCGGAAAATCTGATGCAGATTGTGGGGATTTGGTATGCCTATGCGGTGCCGATGGATTTTTATTGGCGGGATTTGTTGTACATTGGCGAGCAGGTGTTTTTGAACCCGTTGGCGTTCCGCAAGTTTTTTATTTCTGAGGAATATCTGAACCGGCACAATCACTATGCGGGGGATGATGCGGATTTGCGGATTTGGCGGGGGGAAGCGACGGCGCATCCTGAGTTATTGAAATTCATCCGGCAAGGGGAAACCCGTCCGTTGCCCCGTTGGTTGCATCACCTGTGGCATGACCGGATCAATATGGAATTTGCGGAAGAATGTATGCGGGCGATGCTCTGGCACCGGGGGATGGGCGGTCAGTTTGACCCCTATTTGGACAGTGAGGAATATAAACAAAATGCGGATCGGGCGATTCGGGCGTATTTCCAGGGGAACCCGCTGATGTTGGGGCTGTATCGCCTGTTCCCGGAGATGTTTTTGGAGCAGTGTCGGCAGGCTTCCTACTATGCGAATTTGGGGCTGTTTTGGGAGATCATGGCACCGGTATTTTTTGAAATCCATGACCAATATCTGGAAGGGAAGATCGCCACGGTCAAGGATGCCATGAATTTCATTGTGAATGGGATTTTTGCGATTGCCGGTCGCCCGATTTACCATCACGTTTACATCCGGGGGGAATGCTACGAAGTTATCCCGAAATCCAAGGGTTTTATGTGGTTGTATGAGGCGGCGTTGCCCTATGTGGAGGCGGTGTTTTATCGCACGTCACCGTTCCGGGGTACGAAGTCCTACAATGCTCAAGCGGCGATGGTGCCGGACAAGCAGGAGGATTTCCATTACGGGGTGCTCTATGCGGACAAGTTTCCGGTGGGGACGGCGGGGATTCCCCCTACGTTGCTGGCGCAGGATATGTTTCACTTTTTGCCGGATTATTTGCTGGATTATTACCGGAAACATTGTCGGGGGGAGGGGGATATGTTGATACAGTTGGCGATTAGTTTTCAACGCTCCATGTATTGCGTGACCTCGGCGGTGTTTCAGGCGTTGCGGGCGGCTTTGTTGTATCCTTTGGATGACCCGAATCCCCGGCATTTATTAGCCAATCGCCGCTTTTTTGAAGCCCAACTGGATCGCTTTTGTCGCCCGGAATATGGGATACGGGATGCGACACGAATTCGCCATATCCAAACCCCTGATTATCGGTAG
- a CDS encoding pentapeptide repeat-containing protein gives MEPSSHRIPEHLATAVFTRAARLHLQSQGRLDSYSLTELLEAGQAANIPPEFIHQALHELHQPQPNRWRPLALALIAITLGFGTWHYLARPLSQQDLATRLRQKNCNQCTLNGVDLRGKNLSSFNLEGANLRGANLTGANLSNANLQGADLSGAILEDTNLANANLSGANLSGAKINRANLIAANLQGVLANGTEIQSANLTGADLKATRLQGSNFTGADLTKTTFQGADLAQVNMSGTVLKNTDFTQAKNLETVDFSGAKQ, from the coding sequence ATGGAACCCAGTTCCCATCGCATTCCTGAACATTTAGCCACTGCCGTCTTCACCCGGGCGGCACGTTTGCACCTGCAATCCCAGGGACGATTGGACAGCTACTCCCTCACGGAATTGCTCGAAGCCGGTCAGGCGGCGAATATCCCCCCGGAATTTATCCACCAAGCCCTGCACGAACTCCATCAACCCCAACCCAACCGCTGGCGACCCCTGGCATTGGCTTTGATCGCCATAACCTTGGGTTTCGGCACCTGGCATTACCTTGCCCGCCCGCTATCCCAGCAAGATTTAGCAACCCGCCTGCGCCAAAAAAACTGCAATCAATGTACCTTAAATGGCGTTGATTTACGGGGCAAGAATTTAAGTTCTTTCAATTTAGAAGGGGCGAATTTGCGAGGAGCCAATTTAACGGGTGCTAACCTCAGCAATGCCAATTTGCAGGGTGCTGATTTGAGTGGAGCGATCCTGGAGGATACCAATTTAGCAAATGCCAATTTAAGCGGGGCAAATTTAAGCGGGGCAAAAATCAATCGAGCCAATTTAATCGCCGCCAATTTACAAGGGGTACTCGCCAATGGCACGGAAATCCAATCCGCCAATTTAACCGGTGCCGACCTCAAAGCTACCCGATTACAAGGTAGTAATTTCACTGGTGCAGATTTGACAAAAACCACTTTTCAAGGTGCGGATTTAGCGCAAGTAAACATGAGCGGTACTGTCCTCAAAAATACGGATTTTACCCAAGCAAAAAATCTGGAAACCGTTGATTTTTCCGGGGCAAAACAATGA
- a CDS encoding DUF561 domain-containing protein, producing MALSSQWRSVFAQRRAVKIISGITQFDPQVVGRVVRAATRGGASYVDLAADPDLVRFARELTHLPLCVSTIDPERLPACVAAGADMVELGNFDPFYAQGETFDGARVRALTIHTRELLPDIPLAVTVPHTLPLDAQAELAQGLVALGADVLQTEGSVSLQPQNPGVLGLIEKAAPALAATYTLARAVAVPVVCASGLSVVTVPMAQAVGAAGVGIGRAVNRLEDEWAMTAAVRAIVEALVPTAVV from the coding sequence ATGGCACTCTCTTCCCAATGGCGGTCGGTATTTGCCCAGAGACGGGCGGTGAAGATTATCAGCGGCATTACCCAGTTTGACCCGCAGGTGGTGGGACGGGTGGTACGGGCGGCCACCCGGGGGGGAGCGAGCTATGTGGACCTGGCCGCTGACCCGGATTTGGTGCGTTTCGCCCGGGAATTGACCCATCTGCCCCTGTGTGTGTCCACCATTGACCCGGAACGGTTACCGGCCTGTGTGGCGGCGGGGGCGGACATGGTGGAGTTGGGCAATTTTGACCCCTTCTATGCCCAGGGGGAAACCTTCGATGGGGCACGGGTACGGGCGTTGACCATCCACACCCGGGAACTGTTACCGGATATTCCCCTGGCGGTGACGGTACCCCATACCCTGCCCCTGGATGCCCAGGCGGAATTGGCACAGGGGTTGGTGGCCCTGGGGGCGGATGTGTTGCAGACGGAAGGGAGTGTCAGCCTGCAACCGCAGAACCCTGGGGTGCTGGGCTTGATCGAAAAAGCGGCTCCGGCCTTGGCGGCTACCTATACTTTGGCGCGGGCGGTGGCGGTGCCGGTGGTGTGTGCTTCCGGGCTGTCGGTGGTGACAGTGCCAATGGCGCAGGCGGTGGGGGCGGCTGGGGTCGGGATTGGCCGGGCGGTCAATCGCCTGGAGGACGAATGGGCCATGACGGCGGCGGTGCGGGCTATCGTAGAAGCTCTGGTGCCAACGGCGGTGGTATGA
- a CDS encoding methyltransferase domain-containing protein encodes MTETTKKSFSKIRDDYAFFENHTTEFDQDLYHYQQTLAKFTPPAKPLKFLDFGCGTGVFTSRFIKLFHLFHPPVEELEITLIEPDESYRHNAVHLLSQYAHSPIQSFPYLPPDISDQFHLILSNHVLYYVPNLRATITWLLQRRHPQGMMLVTMAGKDNIISQFWRSCFDFLGQAIPYHLAEDLIPIIHNLYPSYQRRTVTYTLRFPDTLDNRWKLLRFMLGEHLAQLQAYDLPSLFDPYASQGQVDITTSHYQFIFAPADGYRS; translated from the coding sequence ATGACAGAAACAACTAAAAAGTCTTTTAGCAAAATTCGGGATGATTACGCTTTTTTTGAAAACCATACCACAGAATTTGACCAGGATTTATACCATTATCAACAAACCCTTGCCAAATTTACTCCCCCTGCGAAACCCCTCAAATTTTTAGACTTTGGCTGTGGCACCGGCGTATTTACCTCCCGATTTATCAAACTATTTCATTTGTTTCATCCCCCGGTTGAAGAATTAGAAATTACCCTGATTGAACCCGATGAATCCTATCGCCACAATGCCGTTCATCTGCTCAGTCAATATGCCCATTCTCCCATCCAAAGTTTTCCCTATCTCCCCCCCGATATTAGCGACCAATTTCATCTGATTCTCAGCAATCATGTTTTGTACTATGTACCCAATTTACGAGCCACAATTACCTGGCTACTCCAACGACGACATCCCCAGGGCATGATGTTAGTGACAATGGCAGGTAAAGATAATATCATTAGTCAGTTTTGGCGTTCTTGTTTTGATTTTTTAGGGCAAGCAATTCCCTACCATTTGGCAGAAGATTTAATCCCCATCATTCATAATTTATACCCTAGTTACCAACGGCGAACCGTGACCTATACCCTACGGTTTCCTGACACTTTGGATAATCGCTGGAAACTCCTGCGATTCATGCTGGGTGAGCATTTAGCCCAACTTCAGGCATACGATTTACCCAGTTTATTTGACCCCTATGCTTCCCAGGGACAGGTGGACATCACCACCTCCCATTACCAATTTATTTTTGCCCCCGCTGATGGGTACCGTTCCTAA
- a CDS encoding NAD-binding protein yields MTVSRITFAPENTAVPDACIICGLGSLGQYCVVNLKNFGIRVTGIDLNRPKHWEVGQLDTLLDELIEDDARKTEVLEQAGVTHARAVLAVTENERVNIQIAFAARLLNPKVRLVVRSAKQNLTELLGQELHNFVAYEPTQLSAVPFTLAALGEEIIGFFRVEEQLFQVHRRVISPQDPWANSRRLYELYSRSRKVLAYQSTTRPPLSEELYLFRWDPEILAYPGDTLVTVELQSSSSFSPVVTAAPTTPKRQGWDWQKWLRWGHWRERISTWWEKGGTHRVALVVAGLMLFLLLTGTLLYDLYYPELNFPDTFYTTMILLLGGYGDVFGGLQRFELPVPWWLRLLSLGLTLTGIAFTGVIYALLTEKLLATQFQFLQRRPPVPAQGHVVMVGLGRVGRQVANLLQEFRQPLTVITSMEVGSEVLPQVPIFSGATATLLPKVNLNTAKSIVTVTDDELENLEIALMTRGINPQSQVVIRTFDPTFSENVRRLFPFAQVLCANEIAAEAFAAAAFGENILGLFRLEGRTILVVEYEIEAGDTLNGLILAQVSYGYGVVPVYYHSAAEQERKTMPSDDLRLHPGDKLVVLATSRGLQRVELGERLPPRYQVQVQKALNKDAIFYGGNVIAQVTGFDLKLCRQLMERLPNTLPEPIYRHQAQRLVRELAKAQVTSRLIPPSRGS; encoded by the coding sequence ATGACCGTTTCCCGGATCACTTTTGCGCCGGAAAATACGGCGGTTCCCGATGCTTGTATCATCTGTGGCTTAGGGAGTTTGGGGCAATATTGTGTCGTTAACCTGAAAAATTTTGGTATCCGGGTGACGGGCATTGACCTGAATCGCCCCAAGCATTGGGAGGTGGGTCAGTTGGATACCCTGCTCGATGAATTGATTGAGGATGATGCCCGCAAGACGGAGGTTTTGGAACAGGCAGGGGTGACGCACGCTCGGGCGGTGTTGGCGGTGACGGAAAATGAACGGGTGAATATCCAAATTGCGTTTGCGGCTCGGTTGTTGAACCCGAAGGTACGGTTGGTGGTGCGTTCGGCGAAGCAAAATCTAACGGAATTATTGGGTCAAGAATTGCATAATTTTGTCGCCTATGAACCGACCCAACTTTCAGCGGTGCCCTTTACGTTAGCGGCATTGGGGGAGGAAATTATTGGGTTTTTTCGGGTGGAAGAACAGCTATTTCAGGTGCATCGGCGGGTGATTTCCCCGCAGGACCCCTGGGCAAATTCCCGGCGTTTGTATGAACTTTACAGCCGCAGTCGCAAGGTGTTGGCGTACCAATCCACGACCCGCCCCCCTTTGTCCGAGGAATTGTACCTGTTTCGCTGGGACCCGGAAATCCTCGCCTATCCGGGGGATACCCTGGTGACGGTGGAATTGCAGTCTTCCAGTAGTTTTAGTCCAGTGGTCACGGCGGCTCCAACCACGCCCAAACGACAGGGTTGGGACTGGCAAAAGTGGCTCCGCTGGGGGCATTGGCGGGAACGGATCAGCACTTGGTGGGAAAAGGGGGGAACCCATCGGGTAGCGTTGGTGGTGGCGGGGCTGATGCTGTTTCTGCTCCTGACCGGCACCCTGCTGTACGACCTGTATTACCCGGAGTTGAATTTCCCGGACACATTTTACACGACGATGATCCTGCTTTTGGGCGGGTATGGGGATGTGTTTGGCGGGTTACAGCGGTTTGAATTGCCCGTGCCCTGGTGGTTGCGGCTGTTGAGCCTGGGGTTGACCCTGACGGGGATCGCCTTTACTGGGGTGATTTACGCCCTACTGACGGAAAAATTACTCGCTACCCAATTCCAATTTTTGCAACGCCGTCCGCCGGTGCCCGCCCAAGGTCATGTGGTGATGGTCGGTCTCGGGCGAGTGGGTCGTCAAGTTGCCAATTTATTGCAAGAATTTCGCCAACCCCTAACGGTGATCACCTCAATGGAAGTGGGCAGTGAAGTATTGCCCCAGGTGCCCATTTTTAGCGGTGCTACGGCAACCCTCTTGCCCAAGGTGAATCTGAACACCGCCAAAAGCATCGTCACGGTTACCGATGATGAGTTGGAAAACCTGGAAATTGCCCTGATGACCCGGGGCATCAATCCCCAAAGCCAGGTGGTGATTCGTACCTTTGACCCTACCTTTAGCGAAAATGTGCGCCGGTTGTTCCCCTTTGCCCAAGTCCTATGTGCTAATGAAATTGCCGCCGAAGCCTTTGCCGCCGCCGCCTTTGGGGAAAATATCCTGGGTTTGTTTCGGCTAGAGGGGCGTACCATCCTGGTGGTGGAATACGAAATTGAGGCGGGGGACACCCTCAACGGGCTGATTTTGGCGCAGGTGAGCTACGGCTACGGGGTCGTGCCGGTGTACTACCATTCCGCCGCCGAGCAAGAGCGTAAAACCATGCCCTCGGACGATTTACGCCTGCATCCGGGGGATAAACTGGTGGTGCTGGCGACGAGTCGGGGGTTGCAACGGGTGGAACTGGGGGAACGGTTACCGCCCCGCTACCAGGTACAGGTGCAAAAAGCTCTCAACAAGGATGCTATTTTTTACGGCGGGAATGTGATTGCCCAGGTGACGGGGTTTGACCTAAAACTCTGCCGCCAGCTCATGGAGCGATTGCCCAACACCCTGCCGGAACCCATCTATCGGCATCAGGCGCAACGGTTGGTGCGGGAATTAGCCAAAGCCCAAGTGACCAGCCGTTTGATTCCACCCAGCCGGGGTTCGTGA
- a CDS encoding NADH-quinone oxidoreductase subunit M, protein MLSVLIFGPIVAGLAVFLLRDERQAKTLALVLAGLMVAWMGVVLARFDVAVPGMQLPEFTPWLPNLGLNYHLGCDGVSVSLLALNSIITWIVVYSTPVGVVRPRLYYGLVLWVSGGLAGAFAAQNALLFVLFYELELIPVYFLIGIWGGVRKQYAALKFLLYTAVSGILLLGGILALGWLSGQADFEYEHIRGTVAGLPLAVQGTLLLTLLLGFGIKTPLVPLHTWLPDAYVEASPPIAILLGGILAKLGTYGLVRFGVQLFPELWWQWSPGLALWGTVGVLFGALAAIAQKDIKRMVAYSSIGHMGYVMLGCATATPLALVGAIGQMVSHGLILAILFHLVGVIEAKVGTRELDVLNGLMNPLRGLPTVSSLLVLGGMASAGIPGMAGFVAEFLVFQGSYQVFPLFTLLCVLGTGLTAVYFVILLNRTCFGKLDNRTAYYPPVWAAEKIPALVLAGLILFLGIQPHWLVQWSEQTAQGLSLTTVAVAPPISELLPE, encoded by the coding sequence ATGCTCAGTGTTTTGATTTTTGGTCCGATTGTGGCGGGTTTGGCGGTCTTTCTCCTGCGGGATGAACGGCAGGCAAAAACCTTGGCACTGGTGTTGGCGGGGTTGATGGTGGCTTGGATGGGGGTGGTGTTGGCTCGGTTTGATGTGGCAGTGCCGGGAATGCAGTTGCCGGAATTCACTCCCTGGTTGCCAAATTTGGGGCTGAATTATCACCTGGGCTGTGATGGCGTGAGTGTGTCCCTGTTGGCGTTGAACAGTATCATTACTTGGATTGTGGTCTATAGTACGCCGGTGGGGGTGGTGCGTCCCCGGTTGTATTACGGTTTGGTGTTGTGGGTGAGCGGGGGTTTGGCGGGGGCGTTTGCGGCGCAGAATGCCCTGTTGTTTGTCCTGTTTTATGAATTGGAATTAATTCCTGTTTATTTTTTGATTGGGATTTGGGGTGGGGTGCGCAAACAGTATGCGGCGTTGAAATTTCTCCTCTATACGGCGGTGTCGGGGATTTTGTTGCTGGGGGGAATTCTGGCGCTGGGCTGGCTGAGTGGGCAGGCGGATTTTGAGTATGAGCATATCCGGGGGACGGTGGCGGGGTTGCCGCTGGCGGTGCAGGGAACGCTGTTGTTGACCCTACTGCTGGGGTTTGGGATCAAAACGCCGTTGGTGCCCCTGCATACTTGGTTGCCGGATGCCTATGTGGAGGCGTCCCCGCCGATTGCGATTCTGTTGGGGGGGATTTTGGCGAAGTTGGGTACCTACGGGTTGGTGCGGTTCGGGGTGCAGTTGTTTCCGGAGTTGTGGTGGCAGTGGTCGCCGGGGCTGGCGCTCTGGGGCACGGTGGGGGTGTTGTTTGGGGCGTTGGCGGCGATTGCCCAAAAGGATATTAAGCGCATGGTGGCGTACAGTTCGATTGGGCACATGGGCTATGTCATGTTGGGATGTGCGACGGCGACCCCTTTGGCTTTGGTGGGGGCGATTGGGCAGATGGTGAGTCACGGGTTGATTTTGGCGATTTTGTTCCATCTGGTGGGGGTGATCGAGGCGAAGGTGGGCACCCGGGAGTTGGATGTGTTGAATGGGCTGATGAATCCCCTGCGGGGGTTGCCGACGGTGAGTTCCCTGCTGGTGTTGGGGGGGATGGCGAGTGCGGGGATTCCGGGGATGGCGGGCTTTGTGGCGGAATTTCTGGTCTTTCAGGGCAGTTACCAGGTGTTTCCCCTGTTCACCTTGCTGTGTGTGTTGGGGACGGGGTTGACGGCGGTGTATTTCGTGATTTTGCTCAACCGCACCTGTTTTGGCAAGCTGGACAACCGCACGGCGTATTATCCCCCGGTGTGGGCGGCGGAGAAAATCCCGGCGTTGGTGCTGGCGGGTTTGATTTTATTCCTGGGGATTCAACCCCACTGGTTGGTGCAGTGGAGTGAACAGACGGCTCAGGGTTTGTCCCTGACGACGGTGGCGGTGGCACCCCCCATCTCGGAATTATTACCAGAATAA